The proteins below come from a single Octopus sinensis linkage group LG10, ASM634580v1, whole genome shotgun sequence genomic window:
- the LOC118765228 gene encoding probable G-protein coupled receptor Mth-like 3 — MPVFGETSKRLYRNRYCALCHSEKYILWEIVYDCDNTVNKNPANIMNIIENGKCPKQNAPPDNLKPYLVPCIPSVRKCSPLILNETLEHHCQNLASKNLRGKAQCTLDNIYTDQGIICCNNTNNNDFGFTSLPSLTIIFNYNAKYLIIKEVKDGTVIETKLPFCPKYTNYDKNTMRCRKNFYHPILNCTATRLKDSEHHITSDGFLYLNITQLWLNQSEFSIDEDGLSICVKNDNNGISKYSEIESYTTLVGLAISVPALAITIIVYLCIPDLRTLPGKLLISLSSALFVAELLFLISSQITTSTVLCKSLAVVMHYAFLATFFWMNVMSFDAWHTFSRLTQFRRSENDTKKLVLYCLYAWICPLLIVTVSLIFEYTPGNHGLSPEYGIGNCWITNVNSLLWFMAIPVIIILCLNIIAYSITIRELYLACKLSSKYLSKRNKKVFFIYIKLSFIMGLTWIFGFLYAFTKIDEFSLLFCILNSFVGLLISLSFLLTKIVCRSFQHMFLKIRKYIDSSNADLSTITETISTNIQHETSLN; from the coding sequence ATGCCTGTGTtcggtgaaacaagtaaaagactctACAGGAACCGATATTGTGCTCTGTGCCACtcggaaaaatatatattatgggaGATAGTTTATGACTGCGATAATACAGTAAATAAAAACCCTGCcaatataatgaatattattgaaaatggTAAATGTCCCAAGCAGAACGCTCCTCCTGATAATTTAAAGCCGTATCTGGTTCCTTGCATTCCAAGTGTTCGTAAATGCTCGCCTCTTATATTAAATGAAACATTGGAACATCACTGTCAAAATTTAGCAAGTAAGAACCTTAGAGGAAAGGCCCAATGTACATTAGATAATATCTATACTGATCAAGGCATTATATGTTgcaataatactaacaacaatgaTTTTGGTTTTACAAGCTTACCTTCCTTAactatcatttttaattataatgccaaatatttaatcattaaaGAAGTGAAAGACGGTACTGTAATTGAAACGAAATTGCCATTCTGTCCAAAATATACCAATTACGATAAAAACACAATGCGTTGTCGCAAGAATTTTTATCACCCCATCTTAAATTGTACAGCGACCAGATTGAAGGACTCTGAACATCATATCACTAGTGATGGTTTTCTCTATTTAAATATTACCCAACTTTGGCTCAATCAATCAGAATTCAGTATTGATGAAGATGGTTTAAGTATCTGTGTAAAGAATGATAACAATGGAATATCAAAATATTCCGAAATTGAGAGCTATACCACATTAGTAGGACTAGCAATCTCTGTCCCAGCTCTAGCAATCACTATTATAGTCTATCTCTGTATACCTGATCTCCGTACCTTACCAGGTAAATTGCTCATTAGTCTTTCATCAGCACTGTTTGTAGCTGAGCTTCTGTTTCTTATCTCATCACAAATTACTACATCTACAGTGCTGTGTAAATCTTTAGCTGTTGTCATGCATTATGCATTTTTAGCGACTTTCTTCTGGATGAATGTCATGTCTTTTGATGCCTGGCACACTTTCTCAAGGCTTACACAATTCCGGAGATCAGAAAATGATACCAAGAAACTTGTATTATATTGCTTATATGCTTGGATCTGTCCACTTCTAATAGTAACAGTGTCACTAATATTCGAGTACACACCTGGAAATCATGGACTTTCTCCAGAATATGGAATTGGTAATTGCTGGATTACAAATGTAAACAGTTTGCTCTGGTTCATGGCAATCCCCGTTATCATTATATTATGCCTCAATATTATCGCGTATAGCATCACTATTAGAGAATTATATTTGGCCTGCAaactttcttcaaaatatttatcaaaacgaAACAAGAAGGTGTTCTTCATTTACATAAAATTAAGCTTCATCATGGGTTTAACGTGGATATTCGGATTCCTTTATGCGTTTACGAAGATTGACGAATTTTCTCTACTATTTTGCATCTTAAACTCTTTCGTCGGTTTACTCATTTCTTTGTCATTTCTCTTAACAAAGATCGTCTGCCGCAGTTTTCAACATATGTTTCTTAAAATACGAAAATATATCGATTCCTCAAACGCTGATCTCTCGACGATTACTGAAACAATCTCGACCAATATTCAACATGAAACGTCACTAAATTAA